The proteins below come from a single Rosa rugosa chromosome 2, drRosRugo1.1, whole genome shotgun sequence genomic window:
- the LOC133734560 gene encoding FHA domain-containing protein DDL-like, with amino-acid sequence MGRNLRNDSESPVRDRGSPHRRKSQSRTERSPTRHRKSNRGSSPPREKHSSRPKSPKHARSPSPPPRSPSPRTKRLRRAEAGRVPGREHERINDRGISRDLQERGSERDVGSDRKERLSGRNDTDDKSSRPRHGTSPSDRHRRSRHRSHSPQHAGDTRDGEKVIEGRGRNRSRGSEKSMHREKGSDGENETERRERRTAKDSTGHKSSRSRHGQSTSPLNGHHKNRHRTHSPQQAADTRARDEVPESREAEDGIDENDSVAMMRAAEEALEAQKKQKPSFELSGKLAAETNRFRGITLLYTEPAEGRPPHVKWRLYVFKGGEVLDDPIKIHRQSCYLFGRERRVADIPTDHPSCSKQHAVIQFRQVEKEEPDGTLSKEVKPYIMDLGSTNKTFVNESAIEPQRYYELMERDTIKFGNSSREYVLLHENSMD; translated from the exons ATGGGGCGTAATCTGAGAAATGATTCTGAATCTCCAGTGAGGGACCGTGGGTCTCCTCATAGGAGGAAGAGTCAATCTCGAACAGAGAGATCACCTACTCGACATAGAAAATCCAACAGAGGAAGTTCTCCACCAAGAGAGAAACATTCAAGTCGCCCCAAGTCTCCCAAGCATGCAAGGTCaccctctcctcctcctcgctCTCCTTCTCCCCGGACAAAACGGCTAAGAAGAGCTGAAGCTGGACGAGTGCCTGGGAGAGAACATGAAAGGATCAATGATAGGGGGATCAGTAGGGATTTACAGGAACGTGGTTCAGAGAGAGATGTTGGGAGTGATAGAAAGGAGAGATTGTCGGGAAGGAATGATACCGATGACAAATCTTCAAGACCAAGGCATGGTACTTCTCCATCAGATCGACACCGCAGGAGTAGGCATAGATCTCACTCACCTCAACATGCTGGTGATACAAGAGATGGGGAGAAAGTAATTGAGGGCCGTGGAAGAAATCGTAGCAGAGGGAGTGAGAAAAGCATGCACAGGGAAAAAGGTTCAGATGGGGAAAATGAGACTGAAAGAAGGGAGAGAAGGACAGCAAAAGACAGCACTGGTCATAAGTCTTCAAGATCAAGACATGGGCAGTCGACTTCTCCATTGAATGGACACCACAAGAACAGACACCGAACTCATTCACCTCAACAAGCTGCAGATACCAGAGCCCGTGATGAG GTGCCAGAGTCAAGGGAAGCTGAGGATGG GATTGATGAGAATGATTCAGTAGCTATGATGAGGGCTGCTGAGGAAGCTTTGGAAGCACAGAAAAAG CAAAAACCTTCATTTGAGCTATCTGGAAAGCTTGCTGCGGAAACCAATAGATTCAGGG GTATAACACTATTATACACTGAGCCAGCAGAAGGACGGCCACCTCATGTAAAATGGCGCCTTTATGTTTTCAAGGGTGGTGAAGTTCTTGATG ATCCCATTAAGATACATCGGCAAAGCTGTTACCTTTTCGGGAGGGAAAGAAGGGTGGCAGACATCCCTACAGATCACCCGTCCTGCAGCAAACAACATGCTGTTATACAGTTTCG GCAAGTAGAGAAGGAGGAACCTGATGGTACATTGTCAAAGGAAGTAAA GCCTTACATAATGGACCTTGGAAGCACAAATAAGACCTTTGTTAAT GAAAGTGCAATTGAACCTCAGCGATATTATGAACTGATGGAAAGAGACACGATCAAATTTGGTAATAGTAG